DNA sequence from the Pelagibaculum spongiae genome:
CGCAGCTAACGTTTTGCCCTTCAGCTGATGCTGCTGAACATATTTTTTTAATCCGGCAATCGACAGTGCACCGGCAGGTTCTGCCAGAACTCGAGTATCTTCGAAGTTATCTTTGATTGCGGCACAAATTTCATCGGTATTTACCGTGACCACTTCATCAACAAACTGCTGTGCCAGCTTGAAAGTTTCTTCACCGATCTGCTTTACCGCCACGCCATCGGCAAAAATACCGACCTCTTTTAAAATGACCCGGCTATTGGCCTTTAGTGCTGCATCTAGACAAGCCGAATCAACAGGCTCCACTGCAATCACCTTCACTTCAGGCCGTAAATATTTTATGTAGGCCGCCATGCCTGCAATCAAACCGCCGCCACCGACTGGAATAAACACTGCATCCAGTTCACCGCTTTGCTGGGAAAGCAGCTCAACCGCAACTGTTCCTTGGCCTGCTATAACATCGGGATTATCAAATGGATGTAAAAAAGTCAGCCCTTTTTCTTCAACCAGTTTCATTGCATGCTGGTAAGCATCGTCATAGCTATCGCCATGCAATACTGCGATACCACCACGCGCTTTAACCGATTCTACTTTTATCTCTGGGGTTGTCTTGGGCATAACAATCCACGCTTTAACACCCAGCTTTTGCGCTGCCAGCGCCACACCCTGTGCATGATTGCCTGCCGAAGCACACACCACGCCTTTTTCTCGCAGCGCAACAGGTAGGTTTACCATGCTGTTATAGGCACCACGAATCTTGAAGGAAAAAACTGGCTGTAAATCTTCGCGCTTTAATAGCACCCGATTACCAATTCTCTCTGAGAGCATAGAGGCATCATCTAAAGGCGTTTCAATAGCCACGTCATAGACTTTGGCCTTTAATATTTTTTTGACGTATTCGTTGTGCATGCCTTTTTTTGCCCCTTCTACTGATGACAACCAAGTCGATTGAATTTACCACAGATTATCCAGCGCCTATACCCAAGCCACTTCAAGGCGTGCGTTCAGGATCTCTGAGCGAATCATGATCGAGGCGTGCGTTCACCTTGAAGTGGCTTGGGTATATAATGAGCTCCCGCTATTTTTCGAGTTTTAGCATGAGCCAGAATCTCGCCAAGCAAGCTGCTGCTCGCGCAGCAATCAAATACATCGAAGACGATTCAATCGTTGGTGTGGGTACCGGTAGCACGGTTAACTTCTTTATCGATGCCCTGGCTGAAATTAAAGGACGGATTGAGGGTGCGGTATCCAGCTCAGAAGCCTCGACTGAGCGCCTGAAATCCCATGGCATTCCGGTTTATGACTTAAATGCTGTTGATAGTATTCCGGTTTATGTTGATGGCGCCGATGAATCCAATCGTTATCTTCA
Encoded proteins:
- the ilvA gene encoding threonine ammonia-lyase, biosynthetic gives rise to the protein MSSVEGAKKGMHNEYVKKILKAKVYDVAIETPLDDASMLSERIGNRVLLKREDLQPVFSFKIRGAYNSMVNLPVALREKGVVCASAGNHAQGVALAAQKLGVKAWIVMPKTTPEIKVESVKARGGIAVLHGDSYDDAYQHAMKLVEEKGLTFLHPFDNPDVIAGQGTVAVELLSQQSGELDAVFIPVGGGGLIAGMAAYIKYLRPEVKVIAVEPVDSACLDAALKANSRVILKEVGIFADGVAVKQIGEETFKLAQQFVDEVVTVNTDEICAAIKDNFEDTRVLAEPAGALSIAGLKKYVQQHQLKGKTLAAVVSGANINFDRLRHVAERAEVGEQREAILAVKLPEEKGAYRRFIEVMGRRAITEFNYRFNPGHDAVVYVGVRLTEGNQERQQLLELLEGEGYSVIDMTDNELAKMHVRHMVGGREDVEDERVYRFEFPERPGALSNFLAKMKARWNISLFHYRNHGAAFGRVLLGIQVPKEEIAQLHASLDELGYRYTEEADNPAYKAFLAG